In a single window of the Biomphalaria glabrata chromosome 5, xgBioGlab47.1, whole genome shotgun sequence genome:
- the LOC106066640 gene encoding uncharacterized protein LOC106066640 codes for MMLTDFHKMARSIDQSFQRRISDVPCMLKVKPSANEDENFLKSKLEKVLQEDGFDQDIRRLNYLTWIQFNLEKHRGQQHRESLQWNEQAMKLSSGNDLVSLANRAFLSNYIGNKYESERCLREINIRRGSPDFLLLLADAKAQQAYGHSRNGGPKNQNLAIDLYIQALSVKKDYRWNYGLGLACMRSMHFHMKKYRFKFNRKERVQIGAAALFEAIRDAPDNDLRGQGYMNLALLQSYSRRFAANDLTDRDCRILFNNLSVKELIDKAVELGPNDYKVLADCGRAIADDDKEEAKRLFMRSNAIQRNTKACYQLGFLSSDVNQRLALWLDALKLSHYGDFSIVNDFRKLLSKWSGINPFSKYFHEHLHQVGTARKDVLILAQDQNDQVDKVYQILTACFELTATKVVIQNSQSWKTEVINHHIVIIILPSVLNRVFLDAIVSLVGLAQTEGQQAKALFTDSSTKVPATLDPFKQLMLDDVLKYLGNVPIKFEAFRGVNLQCQNSLLKLFIFLIEE; via the exons ACTTCCATAAAATGGCAAGAAGCATAGATCAAAGTTTTCAAAGACGAATCTCTGATGTCCCTTGTATGTTGAAAGTGAAGCCATCAGCTAATGAAGacgagaattttttaaaatcaaaattagaaaaagtgctTCAGGAAGATGGGTTTGACCAAGACATTCGCAGACTGAACTATTTAACTTGGATTCAGTTTAATCTTGAGAAGCATCGTGGCCAACAACACAGAGAATCTTTGCAATGGAATGAACAAGCTATGAAATTGTCAAGTGGAAATGACCTGGTTTCCCTGGCCAACAGAGCTTTTCTTTCAAACTACATAGGAAACAAATACGAATCAGAAAGATGTCTTCGTGAAATCAATATCAGGAGAGGCAGCCCAGACTTTCTTTTACTTCTAGCTGATGCAAAAGCACAACAAGCTTATGGGCATTCGAGAAATGGCGGTCCAAAAAATCAAAACTTGGCAATAGACCTTTATATCCAAGCTTTAAGTGTGAAGAAAGACTATCGCTGGAATTACGGACTTGGTTTGGCTTGTATGCGATCTATGCATTTCCATAtgaaaaaatacagatttaagtTCAATAGAAAAGAGAGAGTTCAAATAGGCGCGGCAGCACTGTTTGAAGCTATCAGAGATGCTCCAGATAATGATCTCAGAGGTCAAGGCTACATGAATTTAGCTCTTTTGCAGAGTTATTCGCGTCGATTTGCTGCAAATGATTTAACTGACAGAGACTGCAGAATACTTTTCAACAATCTGAGCGTGAAAGAGTTAATTGATAAGGCTGTAGAGCTAGGCCCTAACGACTACAAAGTTCTTGCTGATTGTGGCCGAGCGATTGCAGATGATGACAAGGAGGAAGCCAAAAGGCTGTTTATGAGGTCAAACGCGATTCAAAGAAATACAAAGGCGTGTTACCAATTGGGATTCCTATCTTCCGACGTGAATCAGAGATTGGCGTTATGGCTTGATGCTTTAAAGTTATCTCATTACGGAGACTTTAGTATCGTCAATGACTTTCGAAAACTCCTGAGTAAGTGGTCTGGAATTAACCCTTTCAGCAAGTACTTCCATGAACATCTTCATCAAGTCGGAACTGCTAGAAAAGATGTACTGATCTTAGCACAGGATCAAAATGACCAAGTAGACAAAGTGTATCAAATATTGACAGCCTGTTTCGAACTTACAGCTACTAAAGTTGTCATCCAG AATTCTCAGAGCTGGAAAACTGAAGTCATTAACCATCACATTGTGATTATAATACTTCCCAGTGTATTAAATAG ggttTTCTTAGATGCGATTGTATCTCTTGTTGGTCTGGCCCAAACAGAAGGCCAACAGGCAAAAGCTCTTTTTACCGACTCATCAACGAAAGTCCCCGCAACTCTTGATCCTTTCAAACAGTTGATGTTGGACGACGTTTTGAAATACCTGGGAAATGTGCCAATCAAGTTCGAAGCCTTTAGAGGTGTCAACTTGCAATGCCAGAATAGTTTACTgaagttgtttattttcttaattgaagagtga